The nucleotide sequence AAGCCCCAGAAGTTTACAAATCCCGGATGTATTTCATTATTGTAATAGGTAGCCGCAAGATATTTATTAACAGTGCATTAGGATTTTCGAGGTGCATATAAAAAGGTCTAAATAATATGCGTCGAATTCACTACCAAACACTTAGCGGTATTTTCGGCAAAATTGAATAGTAACAATAAAAAAAGCCTTTCAGAAATGAAAGGCTTTTTGCAATCTTGCGGTCTGGACGAGACTCGAACTCGCGACCTCCTGCGTGACAGGCAGGCATTCTAACCAACTGAACTACCAGACCGTTGCGTTATTGCGAGTGCAAATATACAGCTGTTTTTCACTTCCACAAACTTTTTTTTGAGTTTTTTTCAATCTTTTTTTCGGCCGCTATGCAAGCTTTTGTCTTTCAATAAAATACGTTTGTAAAATTTTATTGAAATTTTTATTGATATCTACCGGAACGTAACTAATCCTATACTTCGCGCATTCCAATTCAAGATTTTTAAAATAACTTTCAATTGAATTTTTATAATTTTCCTGGATGTTTTCTGAATACAGATCGATTTCATCACCGGTCTCGACATCAAAAAATCGCTTTGGTGTATTTTCGAAATCAAAACCCAATTCTTTTTTAGTGTCCAGAACATGAAATAATACTACCTCATGCTTATTATATTTCAAATGTCTTAAGGCTTCAAAAAGTTCTGCCTCCTCTTTATCACTTTGAAACATATCAGTAAAAAGAAAGACCAGCGATCTTCTTTTTAATTTTTCTGCGATTTGGTGAAGATAAGTATAGGTTTGAGTGCTCCGTTTTGAAGCCTGAGAAGCTAATGCTTCGTCAAGCTTATTAAGTAATAAATGATGATGCCGCTCTCCTGCGCGCTCGGGAGCATAAAATTCAAACTCATTACTATAAACACTTAAACCAACAGCATCACGCTGGCGCTTCAGCATATTCATGATACAAGCCGACGCCAAAGCAGAAAAACCGATTTTATTTAATTTGGAAACACTTTTTTTTTTAATAGCGGGGTAATGCATCGAAGCCGAATTATCGATGATGAGATGACAGCGCAAATTAGTTTCTTCTTCGTAGCGCTTCGTATAAAGCTTATCGGTCTTGGCGTATAACTTCCAGTCGATATGCTTGGTACTTTCTCCCTGATTGTAGATTTTATGTTCCGCAAATTCCGCAGAAAAACCGTGAAACGGACTCTTATGCATCCCCGAAATATAGCCTTCTACAATTTGGCGAGCTAAAATTTCAAGATTTAAAAATCCTTCTGTTTGATATACCTGTTCCTGTAATTTCAAAATTGAAATATTTGTTGCTGGAATATACGAAAACAAGTTGATAGAAAGTCAGTCAGTTTACAGCCTTCAGCTATCATTACGGTTTGCAGTTTGCAGCAACACTAGATGTTATTCATGGACTCAAGAATTAATGCTGAAATTATTCAATCTTGATTCTCTTTTATCCAGTCTATTTTCTAACCCCTAAAAGTGAAGCGATCTAAATCGCAGATTTAAAAACAAAAAAGCCCGGTAAAAACCGGGCTCTTTCTTATATTCTATAAAATTCGTTCTGATTATAAAAGCTCGTTCAAAGCACCAGCATAAGTATCTTTAGGAGCAACACCTACTTGGCGACCTACAACTTCTCCGTTTTGGAAAATAAGTACCGTTGGGATATTTCTAACTCCGTATTTTGCAGCAAATTCCTGGTTAGCATCAACATCTAGTTTTCCAACTACTGCTTTACCTTCGTATTCTCCGCTAAGCTCTTCGATTACCGGTCCTACCATTCTACAAGGTCCACACCAAGCTGCCCAAAAGTCTACCATTACTGGTTTATCACTTTTTAATACTGTTTCTTCAAAATTTGCATCTGTTATTTCAATAGCCATAATCTTTATTTTTCTTGTAAATTATCAATACGTAAAAGTAGTCAAATATTTTCGGAAACCTTACATTCCAAATATTAGATTTGCTTATAAGCAGATTGGTAATAGCTATCTGGCGGGCTCTTTCCTTCAGATTACATCTTCAGGAAAGACCGGGCTTTCCGCGCTACACGGTAGCTTGCTTCAATCCCTGCCCGAAATCATCAAACCTCAGCATTAATTCAGCTTATATACCACCTGCTCAGCTTCCAAAGTGTCCAATAACTCAGGACAGATCTTTATTTTCTGGCGTTTACTCGGCATGTGTAATTTCAATTGCTCTTTCATTTCATATACTACAAAATTCAGTTTATGGTCACCGCGGTAGCTTCTAAAAATGTCTTTTAAAACATCGATTTTCTCTTCTTTAAGATCATTAATATCTAACTGAATCGTAAGCTTTTTAGCGTACGAATCCATAATATCATGTAATAACTGAAAAGTATTAAACTGAATTCTAGGCTCTCCCTTTTTCCCGGTATCCTTATTTGTCCAGCCTTCTTTAATAAAAGCTTTTATATGCACAAACGAATTCGGAACCAGGAAGTGCCTGTTTTTAAGGTATTCTTCACCAAACATTCTAAATTCGTAAGATTCGGTATAATCTTCTACGGTAAACATCGCCCAGCCTTTACCCATTTTAGAAGTTCTATGCTGTACATCACTAATTACACCGCCAAAAGAAATTTCGCGATTCACCACTTTTTCTAACTCTCTAAAATCGGCCAAACTCCCATTACAGAAATACTGAATTTCCTTTTTAAAATCATCCAATGGATGTCCCGAAATATAAATCCCGACCACTTCCTTCTCTCGACGAAGTTTTTCCATGGTTCCCCATTCTTCACAAGGTGGTACACTTGGTTCCGGAATCTGCACTTCACTGGCTTCGCCAAATAAACTCACCTGAGAGGAATTCTCATTTTCCTGAAATTTAGCGGCAAATTTCACTACTTTTTCCAGGAAGCTCATGCCATCGCCCTCATCATGAAAATACTGCGCACGATGCGTTTCTTTAAAACAATCAAATCCACCTGCTAGCGCTAAATTCTCAAATGCTTTTTTATTGGCTGCTCGCAGATCGATACGTTTCGCCATATCAAAAATAGATCGATAATGCCCATTTTCATCTTTACGGTTTTCAACGATAGTCGCCACTGCACCGGCACCAACTCCTTTTATCGCTCCCATTCCAAAACGTACCGCATAATCTTTATTTACCGAAAATTTATAATACGATTCGTTCACATCTGGCCCAAGTACATTAAGCTTCATCCGCTTACATTCTTCCATAAAGAAGGTTACCTGCTTAATATCGTTCATGTTATTAGACAATACCGCAGCCATATATTCCGCAGGATAATGGGCTTTTAAATAGGCTGTTTGATATGCAATCCAGGCATAACAAGTAGAGTGAGATTTGTTAAAAGCGTAAGAAGCAAAGGCTTCCCAGTCTTTCCAAATTTTCTCTAAAACCTCACTAGGGTGTCCTTTTGCTTCGCCGCCGCCAATAAACTTGGGCTTTAATTGAGCCAAAAGAGCGACCAACTTCTTACCCATTGCTTTACGCAGCATATCGGCTTCACCTTTAGAGAAACCAGCAAGCTTTTGCGAAAGCAACATCACCTGCTCCTGGTAAACTGTTATACCATAAGTTTCCTTTAGATATTCTTCCATATCGGGAAGATCGTAGCTAATCTCTTCGTCCCCATGTTTCCTGGCAATAAAACTTGGAATATACTCCATTGGTCCTGGACGATACAAGGCGTTCATCGCAATTAAATCGTCAAAAACCGTTGGTTTTAAGGCCTGCATGTGTTTCTGCATTCCGGGAGATTCATACTGGAATATCCCTACGGTTTCTCCACGCTGGAAGAGTTTATAAGTTTCTTCATCATCCAGAGGAAATTCATCGGGAACCAGATCAATACCATGTCTTCCTTTTACAATCTTAATCGTATCCTTAATCAGGGTTAAGGTTTTTAACCCCAAGAAGTCCATTTTTAGTAGACCCGCATCTTCTACAACCGAGTTATCGAACTGCGTGACATATAAATCGGAATCCTTCGCTAACGAAACCGGAACGTGATCGGTAATATCACTAGGCGTAATAATTACCCCACAAGCATGGATTCCGGTATTTCTAACCGATCCTTCTAAAACTCGCGCCTGATTTACCGTTTGTGCTTCAAGATCGTCTCCTTCAGAAATATTAAGCAGCTCGTTTATACTATCAATTTCTTCACTTCGGAACTTAGACTTGATCGTCTTTTCATCCATTGCGAAAAGCTTCCCAAGTTTTGTATTGGGTATCAGTTTTGCAATTCTATCTGCATCATTAAGCGGTAGATCCAAAACCCTTGCGGTATCTCGAATCGATGACTTTGCAGCCATGGTACCATAGGTAATAATCTGCGCTACCTGATTGGCGCCATACTTCCCGATTACATAATCCATAACCCGGCTACGCCCTTCATCATCAAAATCGATATCAATATCGGGCATACTCACACGATCGGGATTTAAGAAACGCTCAAAAAGCAGATCGTACTTAATAGGATCGATATTGGTAATTCCTAAACAATAAGCCACCGCACTACCGGCAGCAGATCCACGCCCCGGCCCCACCGAAACATCCAAATTTCGGGCTTCGCGTATAAAATCTTCTACAATCAAGAAATACCCTGGATAACCTGTATTTTCAATTACAGAAAGTTCAAAATCCAGTCGCTCTTTAATATCCGGAGTAATATCACCGTAACGACCTTCAGCTCCTTTAAAGGTGATATGTTTTAAATAGGCATTTTCTCCTCTTTTACCGCCATCAACTTTATCTTCTTCCACTAAAAATTCATCCGGAATAGTAAAGGCTGGAAGTAATACATCACGAGCCAGCTCAAAAGGTTCAATTTTATCGACAATCTCTTTAATATTAGAAATTGCTTCAGGTAGGTCTTTAAAGAGATTTTTCATCTCTTCAGCAGTTTTAAAATAATACTCTTGATTTGGCAAACCATAACGATAACCACGACCACGACCAATTGGAGTAGCCTGCTTTTCGCCATCTTTT is from Zunongwangia endophytica and encodes:
- a CDS encoding DUF58 domain-containing protein, yielding MKLQEQVYQTEGFLNLEILARQIVEGYISGMHKSPFHGFSAEFAEHKIYNQGESTKHIDWKLYAKTDKLYTKRYEEETNLRCHLIIDNSASMHYPAIKKKSVSKLNKIGFSALASACIMNMLKRQRDAVGLSVYSNEFEFYAPERAGERHHHLLLNKLDEALASQASKRSTQTYTYLHQIAEKLKRRSLVFLFTDMFQSDKEEAELFEALRHLKYNKHEVVLFHVLDTKKELGFDFENTPKRFFDVETGDEIDLYSENIQENYKNSIESYFKNLELECAKYRISYVPVDINKNFNKILQTYFIERQKLA
- the trxA gene encoding thioredoxin is translated as MAIEITDANFEETVLKSDKPVMVDFWAAWCGPCRMVGPVIEELSGEYEGKAVVGKLDVDANQEFAAKYGVRNIPTVLIFQNGEVVGRQVGVAPKDTYAGALNELL
- the dnaE gene encoding DNA polymerase III subunit alpha, whose protein sequence is MYLIFDTETTGLPKRWDAPLTDSDNWPRCIQIAWQLHDEMGRLIEHQDYLVHPEGFDIPYDAERIHGISTDLAKEEGISLQEMLAKFNEALAKTKFIVGQNLGFDVNIMGAELHRAGMDSQLLELPVLDTCTETTAEMCRIPGGRGGKFKLPTLTELHEYLFEEPFGEAHNATADVEATTRCFLELVRKRTYSAEKLNASPGYFEDYIEANPEPFQPIGLKHINLKKASEAIRKRLEKLQPTDEITTEEIEENLEKLDEVPFAHLHNHSQFSVLQSTISIPDLVNAAGEENMPAVALTDHANMMGAFHFVKEVGNFNKSVKAKNEEAIANGEPAEAKELKAIIGCEFFVCENHTDKSRKDNGYQVVMLAKNKKGYHNLAKMSSRAYTDGFYYVPRIDKEFIKQYKEDIIVLTGNLYGEVPSKILNVGEKQAEEALLWWKQEFGDDLYIEMMRHDQEDENRVNQVLVEFSKKHDIKLIATNNTYYWNKGDANAHDILLCVKDGEKQATPIGRGRGYRYGLPNQEYYFKTAEEMKNLFKDLPEAISNIKEIVDKIEPFELARDVLLPAFTIPDEFLVEEDKVDGGKRGENAYLKHITFKGAEGRYGDITPDIKERLDFELSVIENTGYPGYFLIVEDFIREARNLDVSVGPGRGSAAGSAVAYCLGITNIDPIKYDLLFERFLNPDRVSMPDIDIDFDDEGRSRVMDYVIGKYGANQVAQIITYGTMAAKSSIRDTARVLDLPLNDADRIAKLIPNTKLGKLFAMDEKTIKSKFRSEEIDSINELLNISEGDDLEAQTVNQARVLEGSVRNTGIHACGVIITPSDITDHVPVSLAKDSDLYVTQFDNSVVEDAGLLKMDFLGLKTLTLIKDTIKIVKGRHGIDLVPDEFPLDDEETYKLFQRGETVGIFQYESPGMQKHMQALKPTVFDDLIAMNALYRPGPMEYIPSFIARKHGDEEISYDLPDMEEYLKETYGITVYQEQVMLLSQKLAGFSKGEADMLRKAMGKKLVALLAQLKPKFIGGGEAKGHPSEVLEKIWKDWEAFASYAFNKSHSTCYAWIAYQTAYLKAHYPAEYMAAVLSNNMNDIKQVTFFMEECKRMKLNVLGPDVNESYYKFSVNKDYAVRFGMGAIKGVGAGAVATIVENRKDENGHYRSIFDMAKRIDLRAANKKAFENLALAGGFDCFKETHRAQYFHDEGDGMSFLEKVVKFAAKFQENENSSQVSLFGEASEVQIPEPSVPPCEEWGTMEKLRREKEVVGIYISGHPLDDFKKEIQYFCNGSLADFRELEKVVNREISFGGVISDVQHRTSKMGKGWAMFTVEDYTESYEFRMFGEEYLKNRHFLVPNSFVHIKAFIKEGWTNKDTGKKGEPRIQFNTFQLLHDIMDSYAKKLTIQLDINDLKEEKIDVLKDIFRSYRGDHKLNFVVYEMKEQLKLHMPSKRQKIKICPELLDTLEAEQVVYKLN